One window of the Conexibacter sp. SYSU D00693 genome contains the following:
- a CDS encoding TetR/AcrR family transcriptional regulator, producing MSSTLGSEPVRATRPGGRSARVRAAVHRAVQELLAEGGVEAATVPAVAARAGVAPTTVYRRWRSAPELLADVAVSRLTGGLVVPDTGSLAEDLRRWAHAVRTDLSDPDSLTLLRTLLGSAALGSPACTACLEDRRTQLAAMVERERERGGEAPDAEVLLETLLGPVYFRALFDEGPMDPQHLDALVDRVLRT from the coding sequence ATGTCCTCCACCCTCGGCAGCGAGCCCGTCCGCGCCACCCGTCCCGGCGGGCGCTCGGCGCGCGTGCGCGCCGCGGTCCACCGCGCGGTGCAGGAGCTCCTCGCGGAGGGCGGCGTCGAGGCCGCGACCGTCCCGGCGGTCGCCGCCCGCGCGGGCGTCGCGCCCACCACCGTCTACCGCCGCTGGCGCAGCGCCCCCGAGCTGCTGGCCGACGTCGCCGTCAGCCGGCTCACCGGCGGGCTCGTCGTCCCCGACACCGGCAGCCTGGCCGAGGACCTGCGCCGCTGGGCCCACGCGGTGCGCACCGACCTCAGCGACCCGGACTCCCTGACGCTCCTGCGCACCCTGCTGGGATCGGCCGCCCTCGGCTCGCCGGCATGCACCGCCTGCCTCGAGGACCGCCGCACGCAGCTCGCGGCGATGGTCGAGCGCGAGCGCGAGCGCGGGGGCGAGGCCCCGGACGCGGAGGTCCTGCTCGAGACCCTCCTCGGGCCCGTCTACTTCCGCGCGCTCTTCGACGAGGGCCCGATGGACCCGCAGCACCTCGACGCGCTCGTCGACCGCGTCCTGCGGACCTGA
- a CDS encoding SPW repeat protein, whose protein sequence is MTAFRLIPLPVHGALELLMGLFTMAAPFLFGFEAPATVIAVLVGAMTVGLALAAASAEPAGARGTLPVATHHAFDYGLTVGLLGAAIVVGLDGDANAALTMTLLALVQLSLNLTTRYSLRA, encoded by the coding sequence ATGACCGCCTTCCGCCTCATCCCGCTCCCCGTCCACGGGGCGCTGGAGCTGCTGATGGGCCTGTTCACGATGGCTGCGCCGTTCCTCTTCGGGTTCGAGGCGCCGGCCACCGTGATCGCCGTGCTCGTCGGGGCGATGACGGTCGGCCTGGCCCTCGCGGCGGCGTCCGCGGAGCCGGCCGGTGCGCGCGGCACCCTGCCCGTCGCGACGCACCACGCCTTCGACTACGGCCTCACGGTCGGTCTGCTCGGCGCAGCCATCGTGGTCGGCCTGGACGGCGACGCCAACGCGGCGCTGACCATGACGCTCCTCGCGCTGGTCCAGCTCTCGCTCAACCTCACGACGCGCTACAGCCTGCGCGCCTAG
- a CDS encoding DNA repair protein RecN, translated as MLHELRVENLLLIERAELRLAPGLNVLTGETGAGKTVLAHALDLLLGGKAKTGVVRPGAAEAYVEGVFELTEALRELLGDRVAPDAEELVLARRVSAEGRTRAYLNGRSAPVADLREAAEGLLSFYGQHEHRRLTLASSQLELLDGFAGPAQAARRAACAAAHATARRLEGSLDELRERAGARERELDLLEFELREIEDAGLTEGEEAELQARRSRLRHVEALRAAALGAAEAIGAEDGGAVVALAGGGALLDGVDGVDPALDALAVRWRALAIEADDLAGELRRLGEDLVDGEPGELDRVEDRLGLYDRLCRKHGGSVAAVLAHADACRLRRDELDRAEVALEEATAALDAARAEHARVAAELHEARAAAAGPLAEAVRERLAELAMDGASFEIALGAREPGPTGTDAVEFLIAPNPGVPPAPLRETASGGELSRVMLALTATAAQSAAAAAAKGGTGAKGAAKAGTATGTPVTTAGGATLVFDEIDAGIGGHTARAVGEQLRALGEGRQVLAITHLPQVASLAARHFSIEKDTSVEPARTTVRTLASKEVVGELVRMLGADETDMAARRHAKDLLRAA; from the coding sequence GTGCTGCACGAGCTGCGCGTCGAGAACCTCCTCCTGATCGAGCGGGCCGAGCTGCGGCTGGCGCCCGGGCTGAACGTGCTGACGGGCGAGACGGGTGCGGGCAAGACCGTGCTGGCCCACGCGCTCGACCTCCTGCTGGGCGGCAAGGCCAAGACGGGCGTCGTGCGCCCGGGCGCGGCGGAGGCCTACGTCGAGGGCGTCTTCGAGCTCACCGAGGCGCTGCGCGAGCTGCTGGGCGACCGGGTGGCCCCGGACGCGGAGGAGCTCGTCCTCGCGCGCCGCGTCTCGGCCGAAGGGCGCACACGCGCGTACCTCAACGGCCGTTCGGCGCCGGTGGCCGACCTGCGCGAGGCGGCCGAGGGGCTTCTGAGCTTCTACGGCCAGCACGAGCACCGGCGGCTCACCCTGGCCTCCTCGCAGCTCGAGCTGCTGGACGGGTTCGCGGGGCCGGCCCAGGCGGCGCGGCGCGCGGCGTGCGCGGCGGCCCATGCGACGGCCCGGCGCCTCGAGGGCTCGCTCGACGAGCTGCGCGAGCGGGCGGGGGCGCGCGAGCGGGAGCTCGACCTGCTCGAGTTCGAGCTGCGCGAGATCGAGGACGCGGGCCTGACGGAGGGCGAGGAGGCCGAGCTGCAGGCGCGCCGGTCGCGCCTGCGCCACGTCGAGGCGCTGCGGGCCGCGGCGCTGGGGGCGGCCGAGGCGATCGGGGCCGAGGACGGCGGGGCGGTCGTGGCGCTGGCGGGCGGCGGCGCGCTGCTCGACGGCGTCGACGGCGTGGACCCGGCGCTCGACGCGCTCGCCGTGCGCTGGCGCGCGCTGGCCATCGAGGCCGACGACCTGGCCGGCGAGCTGCGCCGGCTGGGGGAGGACCTCGTGGACGGCGAGCCCGGTGAGCTCGACCGGGTCGAGGACCGCCTCGGGCTCTACGACCGCCTGTGTCGCAAGCACGGCGGGAGCGTCGCCGCGGTCCTCGCGCACGCCGACGCGTGCCGTCTGCGCCGGGACGAGCTCGACCGGGCCGAGGTCGCGCTCGAGGAGGCGACGGCCGCCCTCGACGCCGCCCGCGCCGAGCACGCCCGCGTGGCGGCCGAGCTCCACGAGGCGCGCGCCGCGGCCGCCGGTCCGCTCGCCGAGGCCGTGCGCGAGCGTCTGGCCGAGCTGGCCATGGATGGCGCCTCCTTCGAGATCGCCCTCGGCGCCCGCGAGCCCGGCCCCACCGGCACCGACGCCGTCGAGTTCCTCATCGCGCCGAACCCCGGCGTCCCGCCGGCGCCGCTGCGCGAGACCGCCTCGGGCGGCGAGCTGTCGCGGGTCATGCTGGCGCTCACCGCGACGGCCGCGCAGTCCGCGGCGGCCGCCGCCGCGAAGGGCGGCACGGGGGCGAAGGGGGCCGCCAAGGCCGGCACCGCCACCGGCACCCCGGTGACCACCGCGGGCGGCGCGACGCTGGTCTTCGACGAGATCGACGCCGGCATCGGCGGTCACACCGCCCGCGCGGTCGGCGAGCAGCTCCGCGCGCTCGGCGAGGGCCGCCAGGTCCTGGCCATCACCCACCTCCCGCAGGTCGCCTCGCTCGCCGCCCGCCACTTCTCCATCGAGAAGGACACCTCCGTCGAGCCCGCGCGCACCACGGTTCGCACCCTCGCCTCCAAGGAGGTCGTCGGCGAGCTCGTCCGGATGCTCGGTGCCGACGAGACGGACATGGCCGCGCGGCGGCACGCCAAGGACCTGCTGCGAGCGGCGTAG
- a CDS encoding MFS transporter, translating to MSATSPTVAPRLRTVPTLRRMPHGPAFWATAVTAVTFPAASAAPSPLYAVYQAQWGFSSSVLTDVFAVYALALLASLLTVGALSDHVGRRPVLLGAIALEVVSLVLFAVADGVGALFLARIVQGLATGAALSTLSAMLIDLQPKHAPGRGGVVNGVAPMAGLSSGALGCGLLVEWAPAPTTLVWLVLVGLMVVSFVLVLATPETSPQRAGARASLRPRVGLPAHLRGDMLALTPGLVASWALGGLYMSLGPSVAAAELGLHSRLTGGVVVALLCATGGVVAFALRGRDPRDVLGLAATFLTAGVAITIVGLEASSAVVAGAGTLVSGIGFGASALAGFGSLARLATPAERGEVYALAFVISYLAFSVPAVAAGLAVSTAGLHTVAVVYSAVILVPGVAAYAGAIAERRRRLALAT from the coding sequence ATGAGCGCCACCTCCCCCACCGTCGCCCCGCGCCTGCGCACCGTGCCGACCCTCCGCCGGATGCCGCACGGCCCGGCGTTCTGGGCGACCGCGGTGACCGCCGTCACCTTCCCGGCCGCCTCGGCCGCACCGTCGCCGCTCTACGCCGTCTACCAGGCGCAGTGGGGCTTCTCCTCGAGCGTCCTGACCGACGTCTTCGCCGTCTACGCGCTCGCGCTGCTCGCCTCCCTGCTGACGGTCGGCGCGCTGTCCGACCACGTCGGCCGCCGTCCGGTGCTCCTGGGGGCGATCGCGCTGGAGGTCGTCTCCCTCGTGCTCTTCGCGGTCGCCGACGGCGTCGGCGCGCTGTTCCTCGCACGGATCGTCCAGGGCCTGGCCACCGGCGCCGCGCTCAGCACCCTCAGCGCGATGCTCATCGACCTCCAGCCCAAGCACGCGCCCGGACGCGGCGGCGTCGTCAACGGCGTGGCGCCCATGGCCGGCCTGTCGTCCGGCGCGCTGGGCTGCGGGCTGCTGGTCGAGTGGGCGCCCGCGCCCACGACGCTCGTGTGGCTCGTCCTCGTCGGGCTGATGGTCGTGTCGTTCGTGCTCGTCCTCGCGACCCCGGAGACCTCGCCGCAGCGCGCCGGCGCCCGCGCGTCGCTGCGTCCCCGGGTCGGCCTGCCCGCCCACCTGCGCGGCGACATGCTCGCGCTGACGCCCGGCCTCGTCGCCTCGTGGGCGCTCGGCGGGCTCTACATGTCGCTCGGGCCGTCGGTCGCCGCCGCCGAGCTCGGGCTCCACAGCCGGCTCACCGGCGGCGTGGTCGTGGCGTTGCTCTGCGCGACCGGCGGCGTCGTCGCCTTCGCCCTGCGTGGCCGCGACCCGCGCGACGTCCTCGGCCTGGCCGCCACCTTCCTGACCGCCGGCGTCGCGATCACGATCGTCGGCCTCGAGGCCTCGAGCGCGGTGGTGGCCGGCGCCGGGACGCTCGTGTCGGGCATCGGCTTCGGCGCCTCGGCCCTGGCGGGCTTCGGGTCGCTGGCCCGGCTGGCGACGCCGGCCGAGCGCGGCGAGGTCTACGCGCTGGCCTTCGTCATCTCCTACCTCGCCTTCAGCGTCCCGGCGGTCGCCGCCGGGCTGGCGGTCAGCACGGCGGGGCTGCACACCGTCGCGGTGGTCTACAGCGCGGTGATCCTCGTGCCGGGCGTCGCCGCCTACGCCGGGGCGATCGCCGAGCGGCGCCGCCGCCTGGCCCTGGCTACCTGA
- a CDS encoding TlyA family RNA methyltransferase, producing MAGKVRLDALLAQRGLFESRSRAAAAVMAGDVLVGPGRARAEKAGQLVAEDVELAVAERVAYVSRGGVKLANALDALGVEVAGRRCLDVGASTGGFTDCLLQRGAGHVVALDVAYGELHWSLRTDDRVTVVERHNARALTAGDLPYAPSLVVMDVSFISLAKVLPAVLGVVAPEGFDVLAMVKPQFEVGRERVGRGGVVRDPALRREAVLAVGAAAREAGAAVLGLAPSGLPGPKGNRETFLWLGEDGRPGALDAGALADVALAADPDAAPSDG from the coding sequence ATGGCGGGCAAGGTGCGCCTGGACGCGCTGCTGGCCCAGCGCGGGCTGTTCGAGTCGCGCTCGCGCGCGGCGGCGGCGGTGATGGCGGGCGACGTGCTCGTCGGTCCCGGTCGCGCGCGCGCCGAGAAGGCCGGCCAGCTGGTGGCCGAGGACGTCGAGCTGGCGGTCGCCGAGCGGGTGGCCTACGTCTCGCGCGGGGGCGTCAAGCTCGCCAACGCGCTCGACGCGCTGGGCGTGGAGGTGGCGGGCCGGCGCTGCCTGGACGTCGGCGCGTCGACGGGCGGCTTCACCGACTGCCTGCTGCAGCGCGGGGCCGGGCACGTGGTCGCCCTCGACGTGGCCTACGGCGAGCTGCACTGGTCGCTGCGCACCGACGACCGGGTCACCGTCGTCGAGCGCCACAACGCCCGGGCGCTGACCGCGGGCGACCTGCCCTACGCGCCCTCGCTCGTGGTGATGGACGTCTCGTTCATCTCCCTGGCCAAGGTCCTGCCCGCGGTGCTCGGCGTGGTCGCGCCCGAGGGGTTCGACGTCCTGGCCATGGTCAAGCCGCAGTTCGAGGTCGGCCGCGAGCGGGTGGGGCGCGGCGGCGTCGTGCGCGATCCGGCCCTGCGGCGCGAGGCGGTCCTCGCGGTGGGGGCCGCCGCGCGGGAGGCGGGGGCGGCCGTCCTCGGCCTGGCGCCGTCCGGGCTGCCCGGGCCCAAGGGCAACCGGGAGACCTTCCTGTGGCTCGGCGAGGACGGCCGCCCCGGCGCGCTGGACGCCGGCGCGCTCGCGGACGTCGCCCTGGCCGCGGACCCGGATGCGGCCCCCTCCGACGGGTAG
- a CDS encoding NAD(+)/NADH kinase yields the protein MRSATVLTHQRPEQVAGVLGDLCRAAVRSQVRLRFDEEEAAKHDLSAYEGFEVGPMRDDVDLCLVLGGDGTILRALRRYAGTGVPVFGVNFGEVGFLATIDPDGVQEDLERALEGDFEVLTLPALAVETGDGRELAAINDISLHRRVGERVAQLAYGVGDEEVGSVRCDGLVVSTPAGSTGYNLANGGPVMAWGVEGYAVSFIAPHSLTARALVVAPDDELTIFNRGREEVDVTVDGRPAGTIGPDGSITVRFVREAADLAQVPGSSFYRRLRQKFGRLAA from the coding sequence GTGCGTTCGGCCACCGTCCTGACCCACCAGCGCCCGGAGCAGGTCGCCGGCGTGCTCGGCGACCTCTGCCGCGCGGCGGTCCGCAGCCAGGTCCGGCTGCGCTTCGACGAGGAGGAGGCGGCCAAGCACGACCTCTCCGCCTACGAGGGCTTCGAGGTCGGGCCGATGCGCGACGACGTCGACCTCTGCCTCGTCCTCGGGGGCGACGGGACGATCCTGCGCGCGCTGCGGCGCTACGCGGGGACGGGCGTCCCGGTCTTCGGCGTGAACTTCGGCGAGGTCGGGTTCCTGGCGACGATCGACCCCGACGGCGTGCAGGAGGACCTCGAGCGCGCGCTCGAGGGCGACTTCGAGGTCCTGACGCTGCCGGCGCTGGCGGTCGAGACGGGCGACGGGCGTGAGCTGGCGGCGATCAACGACATCTCCCTGCACCGGCGCGTGGGCGAGCGGGTGGCGCAGCTGGCCTACGGGGTGGGGGACGAGGAGGTCGGCAGCGTGCGCTGCGACGGGCTCGTGGTCTCCACGCCGGCGGGGTCGACGGGCTACAACCTCGCCAACGGCGGCCCGGTCATGGCGTGGGGCGTGGAGGGCTACGCGGTGTCGTTCATCGCGCCGCACTCCCTGACGGCGCGGGCGCTCGTGGTGGCGCCGGACGACGAGCTGACGATCTTCAACCGCGGACGCGAGGAGGTCGACGTGACGGTCGACGGGCGCCCGGCGGGGACGATCGGCCCGGACGGGTCGATCACGGTGCGCTTCGTGCGCGAGGCGGCGGACCTGGCGCAGGTGCCGGGGTCGTCGTTCTACCGGCGACTGCGCCAGAAGTTCGGCCGCCTCGCGGCCTAG
- a CDS encoding STAS domain-containing protein, whose amino-acid sequence MTAPPGPHPFSSSASAQDGAPQLRFAGEFDLAALDDARAALQAAIREADRREVLLDLDEVTFLDSCGLSLLIRARADALRRGGGLRVVALSEPVRQLLELTGTLELLAGEAGSADGVTLAR is encoded by the coding sequence ATGACTGCTCCCCCTGGTCCTCATCCCTTCAGCAGCTCCGCGTCCGCGCAGGACGGCGCCCCGCAGCTGCGCTTCGCCGGCGAGTTCGACCTCGCCGCGCTCGACGACGCGCGAGCGGCGCTGCAGGCCGCGATCCGCGAGGCCGACCGCCGCGAGGTCCTCCTGGACCTCGACGAGGTCACGTTCCTCGACTCGTGCGGCCTCTCGCTGCTCATCCGCGCACGGGCGGACGCCCTGCGCCGCGGTGGCGGCCTGCGCGTCGTGGCGCTCAGCGAGCCCGTCCGCCAGCTCCTGGAGCTGACGGGGACGCTCGAGCTCCTCGCGGGCGAGGCGGGCAGCGCCGACGGCGTGACGCTCGCCCGGTAG